Part of the Streptomyces sp. NBC_01460 genome, TTCCCGGGCCCGGGCCGCGATGCGCAGCTGATAGCGGGAGTAGCGGCGGTGGCCGCCCTCGGAACGCAGGGGGGTGATGAGGCGGGCCTCGCCGATCGCGCGGAGAAAGCCCAGGGTCGTGCCGAGCATCTCGGTCGCCCGACCCATGGTGTAAGCGGGGTAGTCGTCGTCATCGAGACGGCCGAACGAATCGTTTGCTGTCACTGCACCTCTCTGTGGAACACGCTGGAGGGGCCCTGGTGCCATATGGCACCAGGGCCCCGAAGGAACTGCTACACCATCAGCCGGCCTTGATCGGCTGCGCCGGCTCTCTGTTTCCGCATACCCACCGGGATGAGGCCCGGAAGTTGCGGGGATCGCGGTTGCTTGACCGGAGACCACCTCACTATCGATGTCCTGCGGTACCCGGGCCAGTACGTCCGCCCGGGCGATCCTGATGGCGCCCAACCCCTCCGTTCTTCCCTCTTGATCAACTGCTGTGCGTACTGCTGGTGACCTGAGCAAGCGTCACTCTTCGGCAGCCAGCCCCGTCGCCCGTCCTGCGTCTGCTCCGGCTCAGAACCCCACTGCCGAACCTCCCGGCACGCGCGCCCGCAGCCGACGCCTTCACCGGGGAACTACTGACAACCGCACTGCTGGTCCTGCGAACCGCTCACGCGGGTACAGCCGACGGGTTTCGCCGCGGCCCCGCTCACGGCGGCCCCTGAATCCGCGGGCCACCCGGTCCGGTCGTCAGTCCCG contains:
- a CDS encoding MerR family transcriptional regulator; translated protein: MTANDSFGRLDDDDYPAYTMGRATEMLGTTLGFLRAIGEARLITPLRSEGGHRRYSRYQLRIAARARELVDHGTPVEAACRIVILEDQLEEARRINAEHHQRPDRPT